One Corvus moneduloides isolate bCorMon1 chromosome Z, bCorMon1.pri, whole genome shotgun sequence genomic window carries:
- the FAM214B gene encoding protein FAM214B: MRHIHTETSLPPERSTDPSLSRPSGETPLEPSSQCCTHRSILMGYNETEIKRQKVYQVSIFSHLSSSSESTEQRAGTRPAVKRGYPEQRTPEGGRDPKRTHWGDRGVDGGPGQPSLDDDDTFEDGLLVEELSLCGSAQHFSHSGLRVVEHRCEGSPSHSPKASREDKSQDVSSSSSSSFSSSSSSSSSSWPRHIACSTLHMRDSCPVSSGDQPIDYGENGEPASGHNVLHLELHSIAQTTQLDPGGKREKPGSSPACTSRASGEVEGPVMANGCREPPTPQTALSPEPSNLSSQEMTPCGSSQLSSTCPAKRKLLPAGEVTADSCSEDESLSPPARKKRVLPCHPVPTACRSTDAKGAPFWNHLLPAAKSSADCTAVGRRLKSGLRLKSRHLRTSLRRGTRSPTVPWATTTVSHALLGNFEESILKGRFAPSGRIEGFTAEIGASGSYCPQHVTLPVDVTYFDISEHSAPSPFLGVIDLEALGKKGYSVPKAGTIQVTLFNPNKTVVKMFLVTYDFQDMPANHMTFLRHRIFLVPVGEEEGSTVAPSDPLGTSPPRRVLCYLMHLRFHSSKSGKIYLHDDIRLLFSRKSIEVDSGIPYELKSFTEMPRHPCYSPRA; encoded by the exons ATGCGGCACATCCACACAGAGACGTCCCTGCCCCCAGAGCGCAGCACGGACCCCAGCCTGTCCCGGCCCAGCGGGGAGACACCCTTGGAGCCTTCCTCGCAGTGCTGCACCCACCGCAGCATCCTCATGGGCTACAACGAGACAGAAATCAAGCGCCAGAAGGTTTACCAGGTGTCCATCTTCTCCCatctctccagctcctctgagagcacagagcagcGGGCAGGCACCCGGCCAGCTGTCAAGAGAGGATACCCCGAGCAGCGAACTCCGGAGGGGGGGCGAGATCCCAAACGAACTCACTGGGGTGACAGGGGGGTGGATGGGGGCCCTGGGCAGCCTTCCCTGGATGATGATGATACCTTTGAGGATGGTCTGCTGGTGGAGGAGCTCTCGCTCTGTGGCTCTGCCCAGCACTTCTCCCACAGTGGGCTGCGGGTGGTGGAGCACCGCTGTGAGGGCAGCCCTAGCCACAGCCCCAAGGCCAGCAGAGAAGACAAGTCACAGGatgtctcctcctcctcctcttcttccttttcctcctcctcctcctcctcctcgtcatCCTGGCCCCGGCACATTGCTTGCAGTACTTTGCACATGAGAGACAGTTGCCCTGTCTCATCAGGGGATCAGCCCATAGACTATGGAGAGAATGGGGAGCCAGCAAGTGGCCACAATGTACTTCACCTTGAATTGCACAGTATTGCACAAACAACCCAGTTGGACCCTggtgggaagagagagaagcCAGGGAGCAGCCCAGCTTGCACCAGCAGGGCTAGCGGAGAAGTGGAAGGGCCAGTGATGGCCAATGGGTGCAGGGAGCCCCCCACTCCACAGACAGCGCTCAGCCCCGAGCCCAGCAACCTGAGCTCCCAGGAGATGACGCCCtgtgggagcagccagctcagcagcacctgCCCAGCCAAAAGGAAGTTGCTGCCTGCTGGCGAGGTTACGGCCGACTCCTGCTCTGAGGATGAGAGCCTGTCCCCACCAGCAAGGAAAAAGAGGGTCCTGCCATGCCATCCTGTGCCCACAGCCTGCCGCAGCACTGATGCCAAGGGAGCTCCGTTCTGGAATCACCTGCTTCCTGCAGCCAAG agctctgcagacTGCACGGCGGTTGGGAGGAGGCTGAAGAGTGGGCTGCGCCTCAAATC GCGACATCTCCGGACCAGCCTCCGGAGGGGCACCAGGTCTCCCACAGTGCCCTGGGCCACCACCACTGTCAGCCATGCTCTGCTGGGCAACTTTGAG GAGTCCATCCTGAAAGGGCGCTTTGCACCATCGGGGAGGATCGAGGGCTTCACAGCAGAGATCGGTGCCAGTGGCTCGTACTGTCCCCAGCATGTCACCCTGCCCGTCGACGTCACCTACTTCGACATCTCTGAACACAGCGCGCCCTCGCCTTTCCTG GGAGTGATTGACTTGGAGGCCTTGGGAAAGAAGGGTTACAGTGTCCCCAAAGCTGGAACCATCCAAGTG ACCTTATTTAACCCCAACAAGACTGTGGTGAAGATGTTCTTGGTGACGTACGACTTCCAGGACATGCCAGCCAACCACATGACCTTCCTACGCCATCGCATCTTCCTGGTGCCcgtgggggaggaggaggggtcCACGGTGGCCCCCAGTGACCCACTGGGCACCAGCCCACCCCGCAGGGTTCTCTGCTACCTGATGCATCTAAG GTTTCACAGTTCCAAGTCGGGGAAGATCTACCTTCATGACGACATTCGGCTGCTTTTCTCCCGCAAGTCGATCGAAGTGGATTCGGGGATCCCCTACGAACTGAAATCCTTCACAGAGATGCCCAGGCACCCCTGCTACTCACCCCGGGCCTGA